A window of Perognathus longimembris pacificus isolate PPM17 chromosome 6, ASM2315922v1, whole genome shotgun sequence contains these coding sequences:
- the LOC125352223 gene encoding olfactory receptor 2B11-like codes for MPLINETYPKEFILLGFANHPWLELPLFIVLLITYPMAMMGNIAIILVSRLDPRLHSPMYFFLTNLSFLDMCYTTSIVPQMLFNLGSSRKTISYVGCVVQLYFFSIMGGTECLLLALMSFDRYVAICRPLHYTLIMSQRLCILLVAIVWLGGMTYAFLEATLTLQLPLCGINQLDHLLCEIPLLIKTACGEKEANELILSVVCIFMLAIPLCLILASYASIGRAILKIKSSEGRKKAFGTCSSHLIVVFLFYGPAISMYLQPPSSITRDQPKFMALFYGVVTPTLNPFIYTLRNKDVKGALSRLGRSIINSK; via the coding sequence ATGCCACTAATTAATGAAACATATCCTAAAGAGTTCATTCTACTCGGCTTTGCTAACCATCCTTGGCTGGAGCTTCCTCTGTTCATTGTTCTTCTGATCACATACCCCATGGCCATGATGGGAAACATCGCCATCATCCTGGTGTCCAGGTTAGACCCTCGGCTCCAcagccccatgtacttcttcctcaccAACCTCTCCTTTTTGGACATGTGTTACACCACCAGCATCGTCCCTCAGATGCTGTTCAACCTGGGGAGTTCTAGGAAGACAATCAGTTATGTGGGGTGTGTGGTTCAGCTTTATTTCTTCAGCATAATGGGAGGCACAGAATGCCTGCTCTTGGCTCTTATGTCttttgaccgctatgtggccatctgcagaCCCCTGCACTACACCCTTATCATGAGCCAGCGTCTCTGCATACTGTTGGTAGCCATCGTGTGGCTGGGTGGAATGACCTATGCCTTCTTAGAAGCCACTCTCACATTACAATTGCCTCTATGTGGTATCAACCAACTAGATCACTTGTTGTGTGAGATTCCACTTCTGATCAAGACAGCCTGTGGTGAAAAAGAGGCTAATGAACTCATTCTCTCTGTGGTATGCATTTTTATGCTAGCTATTCCTCTGTGTTTAATCCTTGCTTCTTATGCTAGCATTGGACGTGCTATATTGAAGATTAAATCTTCTGAGGGGAGGAAAAAGGCCTTTGGAACATGCTCCTCCCATCTCATtgtagttttcttattttatggcccaGCCATTAGCATGTACCTtcagcctccctcctccatcaCAAGGGACCAGCCCAAGTTCATGGCTCTCTTCTATGGAGTGGTGACTCCTACCCTCAACCCCTTCATCTACACCCTGCGGAATAAAGATGTCAAAGGGGCCTTAAGCAGACTGGGAAGGAGCATTATCAATTCCAAATGA